In Humulus lupulus chromosome 7, drHumLupu1.1, whole genome shotgun sequence, the following are encoded in one genomic region:
- the LOC133789286 gene encoding uncharacterized protein LOC133789286 isoform X1 translates to MSGLVSRTALTVVIGVLGVIFMAAHQLPPPQGSALPDDPPITSPRIRLKDGRFLAYKEKGVPKNRSTYRIIIVHGFGSSKEMSFLAPQELIEELGIYFLLYDRAGYGESDPNPTHSVKSEALDIQELADQLQIGSKFYVIGVSMGSYPTWSCLKYIPDRLSGVAFIVPVVNYKWPSFPHKLIRDDYRRKVVQCGLWMANHAPGLLYWLVTQKWLPTTSSVMNKKPVLFNSRDIDALKTTKGFPMLTPEKLQHKGVFDTLREDFVAAYGEWEFDPMELRNPFPDQNQSSVHIWQGYEDKVVPYELQRYVSSKLPWIKYHEVADGGHLIVHYNGLCEAILRALLLGEEPLEYRPNIPKVVV, encoded by the exons ATGTCAG GTCTGGTTTCCAGAACAGCTCTCACTGTGGTGATTGGTGTTTTGGGTGTTATTTTCATGGCTGCTCATCAACTTCCACCTCCACAGGGTTCTGCTCTTCCTGATGATCCTCCTATTACTTCACCAAGAATTAGATTGAAAGATGGAAGATTTTTGGCTTATAAAGAAAAGGGTGTCCCCAAAAACAGATCAACCTACAGAATCATTATAGTTCATGGCTTTGGAAGCTCTAAAGAAATGAGCTTTTTAGCTCCCCAA GAGCTGATAGAGGAGCTGGGTATATATTTCCTGTTATATGACCGAGCGGGGTATGGAGAAAGCGATCCAAACCCGACACATTCAGTCAAGAGCGAAGCACTAGACATCCAAGAACTAGCTGATCAGCTACAAATAGGGTCCAAATTTTATGTGATTGGAGTCTCAATGGGGTCATATCCCACTTGGAGTTGCCTCAAATACATACCAGACAG GTTATCAGGTGTGGCTTTTATTGTCCCAGTTGTGAATTATAAGTGGCCTTCATTTCCTCACAAGCTGATCAGAGATGACTATAGGCGAAAAGTTGTTCAATGTGGACTTTGGATGGCAAACCATGCCCCTGGGTTACTATATTGGTTGGTGACTCAAAAATGGTTACCTACAACTTCTTCTGTTATGAACAAAAAGCCTGTACTGTTCAACAGCAGAGATATCGATGCCCTCAAAACAACCAAGGGATTTCCAATGCTCACACCG GAGAAGTTACAACATAAAGGTGTTTTCGATACTCTTCGTGAGGATTTTGTGGCTGCTTATGGCGAATGGGAGTTCGATCCAATGGAGCTAAGAAATCCATTTCCTGATCAGAACCAAAGCTCTGTCCACATTTGGCAAGGTTATGAGGATAAGGTGGTGCCATATGAGCTACAAAGATATGTTTCAAGTAAGTTGCCTTGGATAAAGTATCATGAGGTTGCTGATGGTGGCCATTTGATTGTGCATTATAATGGTTTGTGTGAAGCAATTTTGAGAGCACTTTTGCTTGGTGAAGAGCCTCTTGAGTATAGACCTAACATACCCAAAGTTGTAGTTTAG
- the LOC133789286 gene encoding uncharacterized protein LOC133789286 isoform X4, producing MGSYPTWSCLKYIPDRLSGVAFIVPVVNYKWPSFPHKLIRDDYRRKVVQCGLWMANHAPGLLYWLVTQKWLPTTSSVMNKKPVLFNSRDIDALKTTKGFPMLTPEKLQHKGVFDTLREDFVAAYGEWEFDPMELRNPFPDQNQSSVHIWQGYEDKVVPYELQRYVSSKLPWIKYHEVADGGHLIVHYNGLCEAILRALLLGEEPLEYRPNIPKVVV from the exons ATGGGGTCATATCCCACTTGGAGTTGCCTCAAATACATACCAGACAG GTTATCAGGTGTGGCTTTTATTGTCCCAGTTGTGAATTATAAGTGGCCTTCATTTCCTCACAAGCTGATCAGAGATGACTATAGGCGAAAAGTTGTTCAATGTGGACTTTGGATGGCAAACCATGCCCCTGGGTTACTATATTGGTTGGTGACTCAAAAATGGTTACCTACAACTTCTTCTGTTATGAACAAAAAGCCTGTACTGTTCAACAGCAGAGATATCGATGCCCTCAAAACAACCAAGGGATTTCCAATGCTCACACCG GAGAAGTTACAACATAAAGGTGTTTTCGATACTCTTCGTGAGGATTTTGTGGCTGCTTATGGCGAATGGGAGTTCGATCCAATGGAGCTAAGAAATCCATTTCCTGATCAGAACCAAAGCTCTGTCCACATTTGGCAAGGTTATGAGGATAAGGTGGTGCCATATGAGCTACAAAGATATGTTTCAAGTAAGTTGCCTTGGATAAAGTATCATGAGGTTGCTGATGGTGGCCATTTGATTGTGCATTATAATGGTTTGTGTGAAGCAATTTTGAGAGCACTTTTGCTTGGTGAAGAGCCTCTTGAGTATAGACCTAACATACCCAAAGTTGTAGTTTAG
- the LOC133789286 gene encoding uncharacterized protein LOC133789286 isoform X2 gives MAAHQLPPPQGSALPDDPPITSPRIRLKDGRFLAYKEKGVPKNRSTYRIIIVHGFGSSKEMSFLAPQELIEELGIYFLLYDRAGYGESDPNPTHSVKSEALDIQELADQLQIGSKFYVIGVSMGSYPTWSCLKYIPDRLSGVAFIVPVVNYKWPSFPHKLIRDDYRRKVVQCGLWMANHAPGLLYWLVTQKWLPTTSSVMNKKPVLFNSRDIDALKTTKGFPMLTPEKLQHKGVFDTLREDFVAAYGEWEFDPMELRNPFPDQNQSSVHIWQGYEDKVVPYELQRYVSSKLPWIKYHEVADGGHLIVHYNGLCEAILRALLLGEEPLEYRPNIPKVVV, from the exons ATGGCTGCTCATCAACTTCCACCTCCACAGGGTTCTGCTCTTCCTGATGATCCTCCTATTACTTCACCAAGAATTAGATTGAAAGATGGAAGATTTTTGGCTTATAAAGAAAAGGGTGTCCCCAAAAACAGATCAACCTACAGAATCATTATAGTTCATGGCTTTGGAAGCTCTAAAGAAATGAGCTTTTTAGCTCCCCAA GAGCTGATAGAGGAGCTGGGTATATATTTCCTGTTATATGACCGAGCGGGGTATGGAGAAAGCGATCCAAACCCGACACATTCAGTCAAGAGCGAAGCACTAGACATCCAAGAACTAGCTGATCAGCTACAAATAGGGTCCAAATTTTATGTGATTGGAGTCTCAATGGGGTCATATCCCACTTGGAGTTGCCTCAAATACATACCAGACAG GTTATCAGGTGTGGCTTTTATTGTCCCAGTTGTGAATTATAAGTGGCCTTCATTTCCTCACAAGCTGATCAGAGATGACTATAGGCGAAAAGTTGTTCAATGTGGACTTTGGATGGCAAACCATGCCCCTGGGTTACTATATTGGTTGGTGACTCAAAAATGGTTACCTACAACTTCTTCTGTTATGAACAAAAAGCCTGTACTGTTCAACAGCAGAGATATCGATGCCCTCAAAACAACCAAGGGATTTCCAATGCTCACACCG GAGAAGTTACAACATAAAGGTGTTTTCGATACTCTTCGTGAGGATTTTGTGGCTGCTTATGGCGAATGGGAGTTCGATCCAATGGAGCTAAGAAATCCATTTCCTGATCAGAACCAAAGCTCTGTCCACATTTGGCAAGGTTATGAGGATAAGGTGGTGCCATATGAGCTACAAAGATATGTTTCAAGTAAGTTGCCTTGGATAAAGTATCATGAGGTTGCTGATGGTGGCCATTTGATTGTGCATTATAATGGTTTGTGTGAAGCAATTTTGAGAGCACTTTTGCTTGGTGAAGAGCCTCTTGAGTATAGACCTAACATACCCAAAGTTGTAGTTTAG
- the LOC133789286 gene encoding uncharacterized protein LOC133789286 isoform X3 yields MSFLAPQELIEELGIYFLLYDRAGYGESDPNPTHSVKSEALDIQELADQLQIGSKFYVIGVSMGSYPTWSCLKYIPDRLSGVAFIVPVVNYKWPSFPHKLIRDDYRRKVVQCGLWMANHAPGLLYWLVTQKWLPTTSSVMNKKPVLFNSRDIDALKTTKGFPMLTPEKLQHKGVFDTLREDFVAAYGEWEFDPMELRNPFPDQNQSSVHIWQGYEDKVVPYELQRYVSSKLPWIKYHEVADGGHLIVHYNGLCEAILRALLLGEEPLEYRPNIPKVVV; encoded by the exons ATGAGCTTTTTAGCTCCCCAA GAGCTGATAGAGGAGCTGGGTATATATTTCCTGTTATATGACCGAGCGGGGTATGGAGAAAGCGATCCAAACCCGACACATTCAGTCAAGAGCGAAGCACTAGACATCCAAGAACTAGCTGATCAGCTACAAATAGGGTCCAAATTTTATGTGATTGGAGTCTCAATGGGGTCATATCCCACTTGGAGTTGCCTCAAATACATACCAGACAG GTTATCAGGTGTGGCTTTTATTGTCCCAGTTGTGAATTATAAGTGGCCTTCATTTCCTCACAAGCTGATCAGAGATGACTATAGGCGAAAAGTTGTTCAATGTGGACTTTGGATGGCAAACCATGCCCCTGGGTTACTATATTGGTTGGTGACTCAAAAATGGTTACCTACAACTTCTTCTGTTATGAACAAAAAGCCTGTACTGTTCAACAGCAGAGATATCGATGCCCTCAAAACAACCAAGGGATTTCCAATGCTCACACCG GAGAAGTTACAACATAAAGGTGTTTTCGATACTCTTCGTGAGGATTTTGTGGCTGCTTATGGCGAATGGGAGTTCGATCCAATGGAGCTAAGAAATCCATTTCCTGATCAGAACCAAAGCTCTGTCCACATTTGGCAAGGTTATGAGGATAAGGTGGTGCCATATGAGCTACAAAGATATGTTTCAAGTAAGTTGCCTTGGATAAAGTATCATGAGGTTGCTGATGGTGGCCATTTGATTGTGCATTATAATGGTTTGTGTGAAGCAATTTTGAGAGCACTTTTGCTTGGTGAAGAGCCTCTTGAGTATAGACCTAACATACCCAAAGTTGTAGTTTAG